Proteins from a single region of Oryza brachyantha chromosome 6, ObraRS2, whole genome shotgun sequence:
- the LOC102705925 gene encoding amino acid permease 8-like, translated as MSLAMSHTGMDTHGGGAGPDSGTATAGRSPSSSAEKTAREKSGTLWTVTAHIVALLVGSSVLAVVWTFAQLGWVAGPAVVVAISVVTYYSSALLADCYRDPDHLGGAVHGEYIDAVRSYLGPKSVAFCGIIQYSVLWAAMVGYTITSSASMCAVQSVNRFHRKWVGNDVGGGTSGVTYTVVFGAFQLLLSQLPSLENVAWLSVIAVATSFGYSSICLGLCAARWASHGDVRGTLAGAGAAVEDSWSEKVFNVLLAVGNIAISYIYAPVLFEIQDTLKTPPSESSTMKKASLYGLAMSAVFYLLLGISGYAAFGDDAPTNILTGAAFHEPFWLVDIANVCVVVHFLGAYQVIAQPVFARLEACVGGRWPESKFVTASYELRLLRRAPVAPAAVITMSPVKIVLRAAVIVATTLVAALMPFFNAVLSFIAALGFWPLAVYLPVRMHIARVKVRRGDARWWALQGASMALLVVAVGMGVASVRDMARRLKEAAPFKTVD; from the exons atgTCGTTAGCTATGTCTCACACCGGCATGGAcacgcacggcggcggcgccggccccgACAGCGGGACGGCCACGGCCGggaggtcgccgtcgtcgtcggcggagAAGACGGCCAGGGAGAAGAGCGGCACGCTGTggacggtgacggcgcacaTCGTCGCCCTCCTGGTCGGCTCCAGTGTCCTGGCGGTGGTGTGGACCTTCGCCCAGCTCGGGTGGGTCGCCggccccgccgtcgtcgtggccaTCTCCGTAGTCACCTACTACTCCTCCGCGCTCCTCGCCGACTGCTACCGTGACCCTGATCATCTCGGTGGCGCCGTCCATGGCGAGTACATCGACGCTGTCCGCTCCTACCTTG GCCCAAAGAGCGTGGCATTCTGCGGCATCATCCAGTATAGTGTTCTCTGGGCTGCGATGGTTGGCTACACCATCACGTCGAGCGCAAGCATGTG CGCGGTGCAAAGTGTGAACCGCTTCCACCGCAAATGGGTGGGCaacgacgtcggcggcggcacctcCGGCGTCACGTACACGGTGGTGTTCGGGGCGTTCCAGCTGCTCCTCTCGCAGCTTCCTAGCCTCGAGAATGTAGCGTGGCTCtccgtcatcgccgtcgcgacGTCGTTCGGGTACTCCTCCATCTGCCTCGGCCTCTGCGCTGCCAGGTGGGCGTCCCACGGCGACGTCCGTGGcacgctcgccggcgccggcgcagccgTCGAAGACTCGTGGAGCGAGAAGGTCTTCAATGTCCTCCTCGCCGTAGGGAACATTGCTATCTCCTACATCTACGCTCCCGTGCTCTTCGAAATCCAG GACACGCTGAAAACGCCGCCGTCGGAGAGCAGCACGATGAAGAAGGCGTCGCTGTACGGCCTCGCCATGAGCGCCGTTTTCTACCTCCTGCTCGGGATATCCGGCTACGCCGCCTTCGGTGACGACGCGCCCACCAACATCCTCACCGGCGCAGCCTTCCACGAGCCCTTCTGGCTCGTCGACATCGCCAACGTCTGCGTCGTCGTCCATTTCCTGGGAGCCTACCAGGTCATCGCGCAGCCTGTGTTCGCGAGGCTGGAGGCGTGCGTCGGCGGCCGGTGGCCGGAGTCCAAATTCGTCACGGCCAGTTAcgagctccgcctcctccgccgcgcgccagtggcgccggccgccgtaaTAACCATGTCGCCCGTAAAGATCGTgctgcgggcggcggtgatcGTGGCGACGACGCTGGTGGCGGCCCTGATGCCGTTCTTCAACGCCGTGCTGAGCTTCATCGCGGCGCTGGGGTTCTGGCCGCTCGCCGTCTACCTCCCGGTGCGCATGCACATCGCGAGGGTCAAGGTCCGGAGGGGCGACGCGCGGTGGTGGGCGCTGCAGGGCGCGAGCATGGCGCTgctggtcgtcgccgtcggcatGGGCGTCGCGTCCGTGCGCGACATGGCGCGGAGGCTGAAGGAAGCTGCTCCATTCAAGACCGTGGACTAA
- the LOC102706486 gene encoding ATP-dependent zinc metalloprotease FTSH 6, chloroplastic, whose amino-acid sequence MPNIQQKIQSWKLLYLNRESSYSSLQNPTELEATTGKSLLSCDRCARSNLSCLSDGSTSAMSLTTTASRLPICTAQGGGGGVGKEKRPSLPAKTATKSSSDAAGLSRRRLLQSATAGLGLGIGLPAARQARAEGPALAPEEVTSNRMSYSRFLEYLNAGAVKKVDFFENGTVAVAEVDDQASLSRVHRVKVQLPGLPAELVRKLREKGVDFAAHPVEPNGGLMLLDLLVNFGFPLLFIASLLWRSATMNNPGGGGPNLPFGLGKSKAKFQVEPNTGITFDDVAGVDEAKQDFQEIVQFLRFPEKFTAIGARIPKGVLLVGPPGTGKTLLARAIAGEAGVPFFSLSGSEFIEMFIGVGASRVRDLFNKAKANAPCLVFIDEIDAVGRQRGTGIGGGNDEREQTLNQLLTEMDGFGGDSGVIVIAATNRPEILDAALLRPGRFDRQVSVALPDVRGREEILRVHSANKRLDPDVSLGVVAMRTPGFSGADLANLMNEAAILAGRRGKDRITVNEIDDSIDRIVAGLEGTSMTDGKSKMLVAYHEIGHAVCATLTPGHDEVQKVTLIPRGQARGLTWFLPGEDPALVSRQQLFARIVGGLGGRAAEEVIFGEPEVTTGAAGDLQQVTQVARQMVTAFGMSEIGPWALAEPAAQSGDVVLRMLARNSMSEKLAADVDRAVKAIVDEAYEVAKAHVRRNRAAIDQLVDVLMEKETLGGGEFRAILSEHVDIGKAQRETAARTELATA is encoded by the exons ATGCCAAACATTCAACAGAAAATCCAGAGCTGGAAGCTCCTCTATTTAAACCGGGAATCGTCGTACAGTTCCCTCCAAAATCCTACAGAGCTGGAAGCTACGACTGGGAAGAGTTTGCTCAGTTGTGATCGGTGCGCGAGAAGTAATTTGAGTTGCCTGAGTGACGGGTCCACTTCAGCCATGTcgctgacgacgacggcgagccggcTGCCGATCTGCACGgcgcagggcggcggcggcggcgtcggcaagGAGAAGCGGCCGTCGCTGCCTGCAAAGACCGCGACGAAATCGTCGTCGGACGCCGCCGGACTGAGCAGGAGGCGGCTGCTGCAGTCGGCCACGGCCGGCCTCGGGCTCGGGATCGgcttgccggcggcgaggcaggcTCGGGCTGAGGGGCCGGCGCTGGCGCCGGAGGAGGTGACGTCGAACAGGATGTCGTACTCAAGGTTCCTGGAGTACCTCAACGCCGGCGCGGTCAAGAAGGTGGACTTCTTCGAGAACGGGACGGTGGCCGTCGCCGAGGTGGACGACCAGGCGTCGCTGTCGAGGGTGCACCGCGTCAAGGTGCAGCTCCCGGGGCTCCCCGCCGAGCTGGTCCGGAAGCTCCGGGAGAAGGGAGTCGACTTCGCGGCGCATCCGGTGGAGCCCAACGGCGGGCTGATGCTGCTGGACCTCCTCGTCAACTTCGGATTCCCTCTCCTCTTCATCGCCTCGCTCTTGTGGCGGTCGGCGACCATGAACaaccccggcggcggcgggcctaATCTGCCGTTCGGGCTCGGCAAGTCCAAGGCCAAGTTCCAGGTGGAGCCCAACACCGGCATCACGTtcgacgacgtcgccggcgtggaCGAGGCGAAGCAGGACTTCCAGGAGATCGTGCAGTTCTTGAGGTTCCCGGAGAAGTTCACGGCGATCGGGGCGAGGATCCCCAAGGGCGTGCTGCTGGTCGGGCCGCCGGGGACGGGGAAGACGCTGCTGGCGAGGGCGATCGCCGGGGAGGCTGGTGTCCCCTTCTTCTCGCTGTCCGGCTCGGAGTTCATCGAGATGTTCATCGGCGTTGGCGCGTCGCGGGTGCGCGACCTGTTCAACAAGGCCAAGGCCAACGCGCCGTGCCTCGTCTTCATCGACGAGATCGACGCCGtcgggcggcagcgcggcacgggCATCGGAGGCGGGAACGACGAGAGGGAGCAGACGCTGAACCAGCTGCTCACCGAGATGGACGGGTTCGGCGGAGACAGCGGCGTCATCGTGATCGCGGCCACCAACCGGCCGGAGATCCTCGACGCCGCGCTGCTCCGCCCGGGCCGCTTCGACCGGCAGGTGTCCGTCGCCCTCCCTGACGTGCGCGGCCGGGAGGAGATCCTCCGGGTGCACAGCGCCAACAAGCGCCTCGACCCCGACGTGTCCCTCGGCGTGGTCGCCATGCGCACCCCCGGGTTCAGCGGCGCCGACCTCGCCAACCTCATGAACGAGGCCGCcatcctcgccggccgccgcggcaaGGACCGCATCACCGTCAATGAGATCGACGACTCCATCGACCGCATCGTCGCCGGCCTCGAGGGCACCAGCATGACCGACGGCAAGAGCAAGATGCTCGTCGCCTACCACGAGATCGGCCACGCCGTCTGCGC GACGCTGACACCGGGGCACGACGAGGTCCAGAAGGTGACGCTGATCCCGCGGGGGCAGGCGCGGGGGCTCACGTGGTTCCTCCCCGGCGAGGACCCGGCGCTGGTGTCGAGGCAGCAGCTCTTCGCGAGGATCGTGGGCGGGCTCGGCGGGCGCGCCGCGGAGGAGGTGATCTTCGGCGAGCCGGAGGTGACgaccggcgcggcgggggaCCTGCAGCAGGTGACGCAGGTGGCGCGGCAGATGGTGACGGCGTTCGGCATGTCGGAGATCGGGCCGTGGGCGCTCGCGGAGCCCGCGGCGCAGAGCGGCGACGTGGTGCTGCGGATGCTGGCGAGGAACTCCATGTCCGAgaagctcgccgccgacgtggacAGGGCCGTGAAGGCCATCGTCGACGAGGCCTACGAGGTGGCCAAGGCGCACGTCAGGCGGAACCGCGCCGCCATCGACCAGCTGGTCGACGTGCTCATGGAGAAGGAgacgctcggcggcggcgagttcAGGGCGATCTTGTCGGAGCACGTTGACATCGGCAAGGCGCAGCGGGAAACGGCAGCTCGGACAGAGCTGGCCACTGCTTGA
- the LOC102700531 gene encoding amino acid transporter AVT1I-like encodes METNTPPKSGTSFLKTCFNGVNALSGVGILSIPYALSQGGWLSLIIFITLAAICFYTGILLQRCIDSSSLVRTYPDIGEMAFGRKGRIIVATFMYLELYLVAIDFLILEGDNLEKLFPGASFHVPGLIRVGGRQGFVLLFSLLVLPTTWFRSLSLLAYVSLGGVLASAILIASVLWVGAADGVGFHERGVAVDWAGVPTAMSLYAFCFSGHAVFPMIYTGMRDRRMFPTVLLICFIICTLAYGVMGVIGYLMYGGSLRSQVTLNLPARSLSSSVAIYTTLINPFTKFALLVTPIAEAIEGVLGLADAGKPAQYRAAAVSVSVRTALVVSTTVVALAVPFFAYVVALTGSFLSATATMLLPCACYLRISSRVSGKLGLMETAACVGIIVLGLAVIAVGTYTSLKQIVQSF; translated from the exons ATGGAAACCAACACTCCTCCAAAGTCTGGAACAAGCTTTCTGAAGACTTGCTTCAATGGAGTCAATGCTCTCTCAG GTGTTGGAATACTATCCATTCCTTATGCATTGTCTCAAGGAGGGTGGCTGAGCCTAATCATCTTCATAACCCTAGCAGCAATCTGCTTCTACACTGGGATCCTCCTGCAGAGATGCATAGATTCCAGCTCCCTTGTCAGGACATACCCTGACATAGGAGAGATGGCCTTCGGCAGGAAGGGCAGGATCATCGTGGCAACGTTCATGTACCTGGAGCTGTACCTGGTGGCGATCGACTTCCTGATCCTGGAAGGCGACAACCTGGAGAAGCTGTTCCCGGGCGCCAGCTTCCATGTCCCCGGGCTCATCAGGGTCGGAGGCAGGCAAGGGTTCGTGCTGCTCTTCAGCCTGCTCGTCCTCCCGACGACGTGGTTCCGGAGCCTGAGCCTGCTCGCCTACGTGTCCCTCGGAGGCGTCCTGGCTTCTGCCATCCTGATCGCGTCTGTTCTCTGGGTTGGGGCGGCTGATGGTGTTGGGTTTCATGAGAGGGGTGTGGCTGTCGACTGGGCTGGCGTCCCAACTGCCATGAGCTTGTATGCATTCTGCTTCAGTGGCCATGCGGTTTTCCCCATGATTTATACAGGCATGAGGGACAGAAGAATGTTCCCAACA GTGCTGCTCATCTGCTTCATCATCTGCACCCTCGCCTACGGCGTGATGGGCGTCATCGGCTACCTCATGTACGGCGGGTCGCTGCGATCCCAGGTGACGCTCAACCTGCCGGCGAGGTCCCTGAGCTCCAGCGTCGCCATCTACACGACGCTCATCAACCCGTTCACCAAGTTCGCGCTGCTCGTCACCCCGATCGCCGAGGCCATCGAGGGCGTCCTgggcctcgccgacgccggcaaGCCGGCGCAGTAcagggccgccgccgtcagcgTCTCGGTCAGGACGGCGCTGGTGGTCAGCACCACCGTGGTGGCGCTCGCCGTGCCGTTCTTCGCCTACGTGGTGGCGCTCACTGGCTCGTTCCTCAGCGCCACCGCAACGATGCTGCTGCCGTGCGCCTGCTACCTCAGGATCAGCTCCAGGGTCTCCGGGAAGCTGGGGCTCATGGAGACGGCGGCCTGCGTCGGCATCATCGTGCTTGGGCTAGCAGTGATCGCCGTAGGCACTTACACCTCACTGAAACAGATTGTTCAGAGCTTCTGA
- the LOC107304432 gene encoding pentatricopeptide repeat-containing protein At1g62260, mitochondrial-like: MRRWPPPVQAAARRRAKAAAPAADDDDLVLRHNRSLASLLRAGRYAAARRLFDSLPARSVVTWNSFLAGLARRRDVRAARDFFDAMPVRDAVSWNTLLVAYSSSAHPDHLAAARRLFDEMPQRDVVTWNTLLGAYARRGLMDEAQRLFDEMPQRNTASWNTMVTGFFAAGQVRKALDAFDVMPAKDSASLSTMVSGFTKNGLLCEAEELLTKRLRVTDMDKAVDAYNTLIAAYGQAGRVSDARRLFDIIPKGQHQCNMLKRNVFERNVVSWNSMMACYIKVGDVCSARALFDEMTDKDLVSWNTMISGYSQVADMKEAEKLFWEMPDPDSVSWNLIIRGFMQKGEVVHARGFFDGMPERGTISWNTMISGYEKNGDYVSSVKLFSEMLEAGKIPDRHTFSSVLAACASLPMLHLGAQIHQLVEKSFVPDTAISNALITMYSRCGALTDAEAIFKQMHTKKDLVSWNALIGGYEHHGHATKALKLFKEMRSAKVMPTHITFISLLNACVNAGLVSEGRMVFDTMVHEYGIVARIEHYAALVNLIGRHGQLDDALEVINSMPMAPDRSVWGAFLGACTAKKNEPLAQMAAKQLSKINPDSSAPYVLIHNLYAYEGRWGSAAVVREEMERQGVYKQPGYSWIDLEGKVHVFISGDTLHPLAREIFSILESFDRSCREWS; the protein is encoded by the coding sequence ATGCGGAGATGGCCACCTCCCGTccaagccgccgctcgccgccgcgccaagGCCGcggcccccgccgccgacgacgacgacctcgtcCTCCGGCACAACCGCTCCCTCGCgtccctcctccgcgccggccgctacgccgccgcgcggcgcctCTTCGACTCCCTCCCGGCGCGCTCCGTCGTGACGTGGAACTCGTTCCTGGCCGggctcgcccgccgccgcgacgtccgcgcggcgcgggacTTCTTCGACGCCATGCCCGTCCGCGACGCCGTCTCGTGGAACACGCTGCTCGTCGCCtactcctcctcggcgcaCCCGGACCACCTCGCGGCTGCGCGAAGgctgttcgacgaaatgcccCAGCGTGACGTCGTCACGTGGAACACGCTGCTCGGCGCCTACGCGCGCCGCGGGCTAATGGACGAGGCGCAGAGGCTGTTCGACGAGATGCCCCAGAGGAACACCGCTTCTTGGAACACGATGGTCACTGGGTTCTTCGCAGCTGGTCAGGTGAGGAAGGCACTTGACGCGTTTGATGTAATGCCTGCCAAGGACTCCGCATCTCTGAGCACGATGGTGTCTGGGTTTACCAAGAACGGTCTTCTATGTGAGGCTGAGGAGCTGTTGACAAAGCGCTTGAGGGTGACAGACATGGACAAAGCTGTTGACGCTTACAATACACTGATTGCCGCATATGGACAGGCTGGGAGAGTTAGTGATGCCAGAAGGTTATTTGATATCATACCCAAAGGACAACACCAGTGCAATATGCTCAAAAGGAATGTTTTTGAGAGGAATGTTGTTTCATGGAACTCGATGATGGCTTGCTATATAAAGGTTGGTGATGTTTGCTCAGCTAGGGCATTGTTTGATGAGATGACAGATAAGGACTTGGTTTCATGGAACACTATGATTTCTGGGTATAGTCAAGTAGCAGATATGAAAGAAGCAGAGAAACTGTTCTGGGAAATGCCAGATCCTGATTCAGTGTCATGGAATTTAATCATACGAGGATTCATGCAAAAAGGAGAGGTTGTGCATGCTAGGGGATTTTTTGATGGGATGCCAGAGCGTGGAACCATATCGTGGAATACAATGATATCTGGTTATGAGAAAAATGGGGATTACGTCAGCTCAGTCAAGTTATTTTCGGAGATGCTTGAAGCTGGGAAGATACCTGATCGGCATACCTTCTCTTCTGTTCTAGCGGCATGTGCATCACTCCCTATGTTACACCTTGGAGCTCAGATCCACCAACTTGTTGAAAAATCATTTGTACCGGATACTGCAATCAGCAATGCACTTATAACGATGTACTCCAGATGTGGGGCACTAACTGATGCGGAGGCCATCTTCAAGCAGATGCATACAAAAAAAGATTTAGTGTCTTGGAATGCACTAATAGGAGGTTATGAACACCATGGTCATGCTACAAAAGCCTTAAAACTGTTCAAAGAGATGAGGAGTGCCAAGGTTATGCCTACTCACATAACCTTTATTTCTCTCTTGAATGCATGTGTCAATGCTGGTCTTGTCTCAGAAGGACGGATGGTTTTCGATACCATGGTTCACGAGTATGGCATTGTTGCTAGAATTGAGCACTATGCTGCACTCGTCAATCTCATAGGACGTCATGGACAACTTGATGACGCGTTGGAGGTGATCAATAGCATGCCAATGGCTCCAGATCGATCAGTCTGGGGTGCATTCCTTGGAGCTTGTACAGCTAAGAAGAATGAGCCACTGGCTCAAATGGCTGCAAAGCAGCTATCAAAGATTAATCCTGACAGTTCTGCTCCATATGTACTTATTCATAACCTATATGCATATGAAGGGAGGTGGGGAAGTGCAGCGGTGGTAAGGGAAGAGATGGAACGGCAAGGCGTTTACAAGCAGCCAGGGTACAGCTGGATTGATTTGGAAGGCAAGGTTCATGTCTTCATCTCAGGGGATACTTTGCACCCCCTTGCCCGGGAGATTTTCTCTATCCTGGAAAGTTTTGACCGGTCATGTAGAGAATGGAGTTGA
- the LOC102706208 gene encoding protein RKD2-like — translation MEPSQEHSWWPYCTSLWPDSYLLEEEALFSSLSFQSFHPQPVCTTVMESNGLQGELDVIFDDDVLMYWDEMEQSENKGQEREKGLPLLCYGNEKGADSKIMRVDDVRSEDKSLTFELVSQYFYMPITQAARELNVGLTLLKKKCRELGIPRWPHRKMKSLQTLIKNVQVLQEASKANNEEQLRMLVEMLQEERKLLEQKPYVQLEEKTKRLRQACFKANYKKRRLLALEAGEP, via the exons ATGGAGCCCAGCCAAGAACATAG CTGGTGGCCGTATTGCACTAGCCTTTGGCCTGATAGTTACCTGCTTGAAGAGGAAGCGCTCTTCTCCAGTCTCTCCTTCCAGAGCTTCCATCCCCAACCAGTCTGCACTACTGTCATGGAAAGCAACGGTTTGCAAG GCGAGCTTGACGTCATCTTTGATGATGATGTGCTAATGTATTGGGATGAGATGGAGCAATCTGAAAACAAGGGacaagaaagagagaaggggTTGCCACTGCTGTGCTACGGTAACGAGAAGGGAGCAGACTCCAAGATCATGAGAGTGGACGATGTTAGATCAGAGGACAAGTCATTGACATTCGAACTCGTGTCGCAGTACTTCTACATGCCAATCACGCAGGCAGCACGAGAGCTGAATGTTGGGCTGACCCTCTTGAAGAAGAAGTGCAGAGAGTTGGGCATTCCAAGGTGGCCACATCGCAAGATGAAAAGTTTACAGACCCTCATCAAAAATGTCCAG GTCTTGCAGGAGGCCAGCAAGGCGAACAATGAGGAGCAGCTGAGGATGTTGGTAGAGATGCtgcaggaggagaggaagtTGCTGGAGCAGAAGCCATATGTTCAGCTCGAGGAGAAGACGAAGAGGCTCAGGCAGGCCTGCTTCAAGGCCAACTACAAGAAGAGGCGCCTGTTGGCTCTTGAAGCTGGGGAGCCATGA